In Nitrososphaerota archaeon, one genomic interval encodes:
- a CDS encoding ribosome assembly factor SBDS produces the protein MSGKFTTVRLTVDGERFEILVNPDNALSFKLGRNVELSQVIAIDEVYSDSSKGLRANTEKMKKSLGTADHAEAAKIVLKRGELQLTTDQRRKMVEDKRKQIVSIIARNFVDPRTGLPHPPTRIEQAMGEIRVSIDPFKDVQEQTKMVVDQLRPVIPLKSEKMKIRVKVPPQFAPQAIGVLKGSGEILKEEWGSDGSLTALVEITAGMHAPLLERLGSATRGAAQATVER, from the coding sequence ATGTCTGGCAAATTTACCACAGTCCGCCTTACGGTGGACGGTGAACGTTTCGAAATTTTGGTCAACCCAGACAACGCTCTCAGCTTTAAACTAGGAAGGAACGTGGAGTTGTCTCAGGTTATAGCGATCGATGAAGTTTACTCAGACTCCTCTAAGGGGCTTCGTGCAAACACCGAGAAGATGAAGAAGAGTCTTGGAACCGCAGATCACGCTGAAGCAGCTAAGATTGTGCTTAAACGCGGTGAACTTCAGCTTACTACTGATCAGCGTCGAAAGATGGTTGAGGATAAGCGTAAACAGATAGTTTCTATTATTGCGCGGAACTTTGTTGATCCGCGGACAGGGCTGCCTCATCCGCCTACAAGGATTGAGCAGGCTATGGGGGAGATAAGGGTGTCAATCGACCCGTTTAAGGATGTGCAAGAGCAGACTAAGATGGTTGTCGATCAGCTTCGTCCAGTTATACCCTTAAAGTCGGAGAAGATGAAGATCCGAGTCAAGGTTCCTCCACAGTTTGCGCCACAGGCTATCGGTGTTCTCAAAGGGTCGGGCGAGATCCTTAAGGAGGAGTGGGGTTCGGACGGCTCGTTGACAGCTTTGGTTGAAATAACTGCTGGTATGCATGCTCCGCTATTGGAGCGGCTCGGCTCAGCTACAAGAGGAGCGGCCCAAGCGACCGTTGAAAGGTGA
- a CDS encoding CTAG/PCC1 family protein, giving the protein MEPTTSRLKLVKASVALEFDLNPRVCYAVAEALQPEIKRGSEQFVEAEVNVADGRLELLLNAEDLANLRAGVNSYFNLIRASSESLLSLH; this is encoded by the coding sequence GTGGAGCCTACGACGTCGCGGCTTAAACTTGTGAAAGCCTCCGTTGCATTAGAGTTTGACCTAAATCCTAGGGTATGCTATGCAGTAGCTGAGGCTCTGCAACCTGAGATTAAACGCGGTTCAGAGCAGTTTGTAGAGGCTGAGGTGAATGTGGCTGATGGGCGTCTCGAACTGCTATTGAACGCTGAGGATCTCGCGAATCTACGGGCTGGAGTAAACTCTTACTTTAACCTGATACGTGCTTCGTCAGAGTCGTTGCTATCCCTACATTAG
- the rrp42 gene encoding exosome complex protein Rrp42, producing the protein MSKKSLVVEHLKRAQMLDVLTKGVRLDGRGLLDYRPVSIETGIIEKANGSAKVRIGNTEVIAGVKVQTGAPFEDTPDQGLLVVTAEVLPLASAYAEPGPPNEDAIELARVADRGIRESGVVDMKELCLVKGKNVLAVFIDVSVLNVDGNLFDAVSYAAVAALLSSTMPKYEVTDEGVKDTGKTVPLPVKLIPVSVTMVLIGNTLIVDPTLDEESVMTARITISSADKNNICAGQKGNPGGFTEEQVMHAIDTALSKGEEIRKLLKKSVGYGKKQK; encoded by the coding sequence ATGTCCAAGAAATCTCTCGTAGTTGAACATCTGAAACGAGCACAAATGCTTGACGTCCTCACAAAAGGTGTGAGGCTGGACGGCAGAGGCCTACTGGACTACAGACCGGTATCAATCGAAACTGGAATCATCGAGAAGGCGAACGGTTCAGCAAAGGTAAGAATAGGCAACACTGAGGTCATCGCAGGCGTAAAGGTTCAAACCGGCGCACCCTTCGAAGACACTCCTGACCAGGGACTACTCGTTGTTACAGCCGAGGTTCTACCTCTCGCTTCAGCTTATGCTGAGCCCGGTCCACCTAACGAAGATGCGATCGAGTTAGCCCGCGTCGCGGATAGAGGTATTCGTGAATCCGGCGTGGTTGACATGAAGGAACTCTGCCTAGTTAAAGGTAAGAACGTTTTAGCAGTCTTCATAGATGTTAGTGTCCTGAACGTTGACGGAAACCTGTTCGACGCTGTTTCATACGCGGCTGTAGCAGCTCTACTGTCCTCCACGATGCCAAAATATGAAGTAACTGACGAGGGTGTTAAAGACACCGGTAAGACGGTACCTCTTCCAGTGAAGCTTATCCCTGTCTCAGTGACGATGGTGCTAATCGGAAACACACTAATCGTGGATCCAACTCTGGATGAGGAATCTGTTATGACTGCCAGAATCACCATTTCATCAGCCGACAAGAACAACATATGTGCAGGTCAAAAAGGAAACCCCGGTGGCTTCACCGAAGAACAGGTAATGCACGCGATAGACACAGCCCTAAGTAAGGGTGAAGAAATCCGTAAGCTGCTAAAGAAGAGTGTTGGATATGGGAAGAAGCAGAAGTAA
- the psmA gene encoding archaeal proteasome endopeptidase complex subunit alpha yields MFPAAAGYDRAITVFSPDGRLYQVEYAIETVRRGTLAVGIKSEDGVVLAVEEKSRKLQNTAMSQKIFQVDDHLGVVAAGYIPDARVQVDQARVMAQSNRLVYDEIASVETVARRIADLAQQFTQYAGVRPFGVSLIIGGVDKTGPELFLTDPSGTYMAYDAVAIGAGSEQVTEYLEKSYAEDLSLDDACVMAVDSIYLISEDKSGSQHIKMALIDTKTKKLRRLSQQEIEKYTGKAKNRQPEGGEGKSS; encoded by the coding sequence TTGTTCCCAGCTGCAGCAGGCTATGACCGAGCTATCACTGTTTTTTCACCTGACGGTCGGCTCTATCAGGTTGAATACGCTATTGAGACTGTAAGGCGCGGAACGCTAGCAGTCGGCATTAAATCTGAAGATGGCGTAGTTTTAGCTGTTGAGGAGAAGAGTAGAAAACTCCAAAACACCGCTATGAGCCAAAAAATCTTTCAGGTTGATGACCATCTAGGTGTCGTCGCCGCCGGATACATTCCTGATGCTCGCGTCCAGGTCGATCAAGCGCGGGTGATGGCCCAAAGCAACCGCCTAGTCTACGATGAAATCGCCAGCGTCGAAACAGTAGCGCGGCGAATCGCCGATCTTGCTCAACAGTTCACTCAATACGCAGGAGTTAGGCCATTCGGTGTCTCATTAATCATAGGCGGCGTCGACAAAACCGGGCCAGAACTCTTTCTAACCGACCCCAGCGGAACCTACATGGCATATGACGCAGTAGCTATCGGCGCCGGGAGCGAACAGGTGACCGAGTACCTAGAGAAAAGCTATGCTGAGGATCTCAGCTTAGACGATGCTTGCGTAATGGCTGTAGACTCCATTTACCTGATCAGTGAGGACAAGTCTGGTTCCCAACATATCAAAATGGCTTTGATTGACACCAAGACCAAGAAGCTACGCAGGTTGTCGCAGCAGGAAATTGAGAAATATACAGGAAAGGCAAAGAATCGCCAACCTGAAGGCGGCGAAGGCAAGTCAAGCTAA
- the rrp4 gene encoding exosome complex RNA-binding protein Rrp4, with amino-acid sequence MVDVTRKYVIPGELVSEGKYKHSLNVFRVEDKYYSTRVGMAEITPDSVRVIPLAGPYIPRVDDLVIGKIVDYSAFAWEVDINSCFYAYLPAQNVFGRDYSPARNELTQKFAVGDLIAAKVMAFDRTRDPLLSLSGPGLGKIRQGEVVKISPTKVPRVIGKKGSMIRAVEMGTNCRLTVAQNGLIVISGPTEGILKAISALRLIEKEAHVADLTQKVQTLLSVKVDEKSESESESDGEKEE; translated from the coding sequence ATGGTTGACGTAACAAGAAAATATGTTATCCCCGGAGAGCTTGTGAGTGAAGGAAAGTACAAGCACTCCCTAAACGTGTTTCGAGTAGAGGACAAGTACTATTCGACGCGAGTTGGAATGGCTGAAATCACACCCGACTCAGTGCGAGTCATCCCTCTAGCGGGACCCTACATTCCGCGCGTAGACGACCTAGTGATTGGGAAGATCGTCGATTACTCCGCCTTCGCTTGGGAGGTTGACATCAACTCCTGCTTCTACGCCTATCTGCCTGCTCAAAACGTGTTTGGGCGAGACTACTCCCCTGCTCGTAATGAGCTTACACAGAAGTTCGCGGTCGGCGACCTGATCGCCGCGAAGGTTATGGCTTTCGACAGAACCAGAGATCCGCTGTTATCGCTATCAGGACCCGGGTTAGGTAAGATTAGACAGGGTGAGGTTGTAAAGATCTCTCCGACGAAGGTGCCCCGAGTAATCGGTAAGAAGGGCTCAATGATCCGAGCTGTCGAGATGGGTACCAACTGCCGGTTAACGGTTGCTCAGAACGGGCTGATTGTAATATCGGGGCCTACTGAAGGGATACTCAAAGCCATCTCGGCGCTGAGGCTGATTGAGAAGGAGGCGCACGTCGCCGATCTAACTCAGAAGGTTCAGACGCTCCTATCTGTTAAGGTTGACGAAAAAAGTGAAAGTGAAAGTGAAAGTGATGGTGAGAAAGAAGAATGA
- a CDS encoding ATP-binding protein — protein MTWAISVYALPYIASLLLTGVSIYHVWRNRQVAPSKYELSFMIAGAELMLSALIKLSTDDLATKILFSKVQYAGIVILPVAIFLYVLQYSGNTKWLNMRTTILISIVPAFTMLLVATNELHHLFWRSISLNADDPFLPLDTVYGAGFWIWFSYILWLLFAIGFLLVVLLIHSNNLYRRQVIALLVLTFAPGVSGLFSSVKLPPYPYFDPSSLALSLTFVFVAFSIFKMRLGDIIPVAREVVVESMSDGVIVLDGQNRIVDLNPVAQYVIGVSTSDLIGHRIDKVWTSWPTHIGKLYDEIEIGKEIMLDTWYGRRTFDMLVSPIIDWRGHLNSRVVVLHDVTDRKLVEDELRHRSEHLEALVEEKTRQLRVAERMAGIGETAAMVGHDLRNPLQTVVNLLYLANNKLSMNLTESDYNGLKNILTQLEKQAEYMDKIVSDLQDYSKPMSVQPVLTKLRPLIEETISAISIPENIKVVVEVAKGSNPVMLDPALTKRVLTNLVLNAVQAMPNGGNLSINSSRKDGDFLLTVSDTGVGIPEENLEKIFRPLFTTKAKGQGFGLAVCKRIIEAHGGHILVESTVGKGSTFIIKIPVATESADQ, from the coding sequence ATGACTTGGGCTATATCCGTATATGCGCTTCCTTACATTGCATCCCTCCTACTCACAGGCGTCTCCATATATCACGTCTGGAGGAACAGGCAGGTCGCACCTTCAAAATACGAGCTGTCGTTTATGATAGCCGGCGCCGAATTAATGCTCAGCGCCCTCATCAAACTCTCAACCGACGATTTAGCTACCAAGATTCTTTTCAGCAAGGTACAGTATGCTGGAATTGTAATTCTACCCGTCGCCATCTTTCTTTACGTTCTGCAGTACAGCGGCAACACTAAATGGCTGAACATGCGAACTACAATCCTAATCAGCATCGTGCCAGCCTTCACTATGTTACTAGTGGCAACGAATGAACTCCACCACCTCTTCTGGCGCAGCATATCTCTCAACGCAGACGATCCTTTCCTACCCTTGGACACCGTGTACGGCGCCGGATTCTGGATATGGTTTTCATACATTCTTTGGCTTCTGTTCGCCATCGGTTTTCTGCTTGTGGTACTGCTGATTCACTCCAATAACCTATACCGCAGGCAGGTAATAGCTCTACTTGTCCTGACCTTCGCTCCGGGAGTAAGCGGTTTGTTTAGCTCCGTAAAACTTCCCCCCTACCCATACTTTGATCCTTCATCACTAGCGTTGTCTTTGACCTTCGTATTCGTAGCCTTCAGCATCTTCAAAATGCGGCTAGGCGATATCATTCCAGTAGCGCGTGAGGTGGTGGTTGAAAGTATGAGCGACGGTGTAATTGTGCTGGACGGGCAGAACCGCATCGTCGATCTGAACCCTGTAGCTCAATACGTGATCGGTGTGTCAACATCAGACCTGATAGGCCATAGAATCGATAAGGTCTGGACAAGCTGGCCCACCCATATAGGAAAACTCTATGATGAGATTGAGATCGGAAAGGAAATTATGCTGGACACATGGTATGGGCGACGCACCTTCGATATGCTTGTATCTCCTATCATCGATTGGCGGGGACACCTGAACAGCCGGGTAGTTGTTCTTCATGATGTCACAGACCGGAAGCTGGTAGAGGATGAGCTGAGGCACCGCTCAGAGCATCTCGAAGCCTTGGTGGAGGAAAAGACCCGTCAGCTACGGGTTGCTGAGCGAATGGCCGGTATCGGCGAAACCGCTGCGATGGTGGGGCACGATCTCCGCAACCCGCTTCAAACCGTCGTCAACCTTCTCTACTTGGCGAACAACAAATTATCAATGAACCTCACAGAATCCGACTACAACGGTCTAAAAAATATCCTTACACAGCTGGAAAAACAGGCTGAGTATATGGATAAAATTGTCTCAGACCTGCAGGACTATTCAAAACCCATGTCAGTGCAACCTGTTCTAACAAAGCTACGCCCGCTGATTGAGGAAACAATCTCAGCAATCTCGATTCCAGAGAACATAAAGGTGGTCGTTGAGGTCGCTAAAGGCTCTAACCCGGTTATGCTTGATCCCGCGCTTACAAAACGTGTTCTAACCAATCTAGTCCTCAACGCGGTGCAAGCGATGCCTAACGGTGGTAATCTTTCTATCAACTCATCTCGGAAGGATGGCGATTTTCTGCTAACCGTAAGCGACACAGGCGTAGGGATACCTGAAGAGAACCTTGAAAAGATATTCCGTCCACTCTTCACCACCAAAGCTAAAGGACAAGGCTTCGGATTAGCTGTCTGCAAACGAATCATCGAGGCTCATGGAGGCCACATTTTAGTGGAAAGTACAGTAGGCAAAGGCTCAACCTTCATCATCAAGATACCTGTGGCAACGGAATCTGCTGACCAGTAA
- a CDS encoding 50S ribosomal protein L37 — protein MGRSRSKPSLKGLAQKYGGSVRKRYSRVYRVLKQKRQCPECGSLKFKRESAGIWTCNSCGFKVAGGAYDVAA, from the coding sequence ATGGGAAGAAGCAGAAGTAAACCTTCATTGAAGGGTCTGGCTCAAAAATACGGCGGCTCAGTAAGAAAACGATACAGCCGAGTCTACCGTGTCTTGAAGCAGAAACGGCAGTGCCCAGAGTGCGGCTCCTTGAAGTTCAAACGGGAGTCTGCAGGTATCTGGACATGCAACAGCTGCGGCTTCAAGGTTGCCGGTGGAGCCTACGACGTCGCGGCTTAA
- the rrp41 gene encoding exosome complex exonuclease Rrp41: MSKSTTKLLDAKGVRHDGRKFNELRPVSMKVGVLENADGSAYIEFGKNKIMAAVYGPREVHPKHMSVPDRSVLRCRYHMTPFSTDTRKNPAPSRREIEISKVIREGLEPALILTDYPRTAIEVYLEVLQSDGGSRCASITAASLALADAGINMRDLVVGCAAGKIEGKVVADLDDVEDKEGEGDMPMAMLPNLGQVTLLQLDGKFSRKEFDEAFKLAKDGCMKVYDIQRKALMEKYFGTEESGEQ; the protein is encoded by the coding sequence ATGAGTAAGAGTACTACCAAGTTACTCGACGCGAAAGGCGTAAGACATGACGGCCGCAAGTTTAACGAGTTAAGGCCGGTCAGTATGAAAGTCGGGGTCTTAGAGAACGCAGACGGCTCCGCCTACATCGAGTTCGGGAAGAACAAAATCATGGCTGCGGTCTACGGGCCTAGAGAAGTTCATCCAAAACACATGTCTGTGCCTGATAGATCAGTTCTGAGATGCCGTTACCACATGACGCCCTTCTCGACTGACACCCGTAAGAACCCTGCTCCGTCGAGGCGTGAAATCGAAATCTCCAAGGTTATCCGTGAAGGATTGGAGCCCGCTCTAATTCTAACGGACTATCCTCGAACCGCTATAGAGGTGTACCTTGAGGTGCTCCAGTCAGACGGCGGTTCAAGATGCGCAAGTATCACAGCGGCCTCTCTGGCATTGGCGGATGCAGGCATCAACATGCGTGATCTTGTAGTCGGCTGCGCTGCAGGCAAGATTGAAGGCAAAGTTGTAGCCGATCTGGACGACGTGGAGGATAAGGAGGGTGAAGGCGATATGCCTATGGCGATGCTCCCTAACCTCGGACAGGTCACTCTGCTACAGCTTGACGGGAAGTTCAGCAGAAAAGAGTTCGATGAAGCCTTTAAGCTAGCTAAAGACGGTTGCATGAAGGTGTATGACATTCAGCGCAAAGCCTTAATGGAAAAGTACTTCGGCACAGAGGAGAGCGGTGAACAGTAA
- a CDS encoding prefoldin subunit beta — MSREEVPPWLREQLARFEQNQQSLQAVLAQKQQVEMELTEVERALAELRKSPDDGVVYKSAGSLLIKTSKADVLKDLEERRELGNTRVTVLARQETRLRETLKEIQSKLEEAARSRGQPQGS; from the coding sequence TTGAGTCGAGAAGAAGTTCCTCCGTGGCTTCGTGAACAGCTCGCTAGGTTTGAGCAGAATCAGCAGAGCTTACAGGCGGTTCTAGCTCAGAAGCAGCAGGTTGAGATGGAGTTGACAGAGGTGGAACGGGCTTTAGCTGAGCTGCGAAAATCACCGGATGACGGGGTAGTTTACAAGTCAGCTGGATCACTATTAATCAAGACTAGTAAGGCTGATGTATTGAAGGATCTTGAGGAGCGGCGTGAGCTCGGTAACACCCGGGTCACTGTTCTGGCCCGGCAGGAGACGCGTCTCCGAGAAACTCTGAAGGAGATTCAGTCTAAGCTTGAAGAAGCTGCACGTAGCCGGGGCCAGCCGCAAGGCAGTTGA
- a CDS encoding DHH family phosphoesterase, with product MKKLHVAGASRKAVERYREALAHFPYVQPNLLRRAVILTHKHADVDAYSAAYGVAYLLRQLRKGLRVSVVTPEGLSIPAQRVASEYPIRLSENMSLEDVDLAVVVDTGNPQLLADLQEPLAKARCLKIFLDHHPLTSSVRTVADYALLDESATSTCEIVYDLLAAQNISVTKVVAQVLLIGVLADSRHLKISTAHTVQAAADLCSKGASIGSAAETLNSIRDKSERIARLKGAQRVSLHRLGGWVVALTEVGSYQASAARGLVDLGADFAAAVGEDKEEVRCCLRATQQFYEALGVHLGRDIAEGVAGHFGGVGGGHPTAASFTVNADVESASNEILNRVAASTGLEVKLLR from the coding sequence TTGAAGAAGCTGCACGTAGCCGGGGCCAGCCGCAAGGCAGTTGAGCGGTACCGCGAGGCCTTAGCTCACTTCCCATATGTTCAGCCAAATCTTCTTCGACGGGCTGTGATTCTTACCCATAAACACGCTGATGTTGATGCGTACTCAGCGGCTTACGGCGTCGCGTACCTGTTAAGACAGCTTAGGAAGGGGCTTCGAGTCTCAGTTGTGACTCCTGAAGGACTAAGCATTCCGGCTCAACGAGTAGCATCAGAGTACCCGATCCGTTTGAGTGAGAACATGAGTTTAGAAGATGTGGATCTGGCTGTGGTCGTGGACACCGGTAACCCGCAGCTTCTCGCAGATCTTCAGGAACCCTTAGCGAAAGCTAGGTGTCTAAAGATCTTTCTGGATCATCATCCACTGACCAGCTCAGTAAGAACCGTTGCTGACTATGCGCTGCTGGATGAATCAGCAACCTCCACCTGCGAAATAGTATATGATTTGCTAGCGGCTCAAAATATTTCTGTAACTAAGGTCGTTGCGCAAGTTTTGCTAATAGGTGTTTTAGCGGACTCGCGGCATCTTAAGATATCCACAGCTCACACTGTTCAGGCTGCGGCTGATTTGTGCAGTAAAGGCGCTTCGATCGGATCTGCCGCTGAAACACTCAACTCTATCAGAGATAAGTCTGAACGTATTGCGCGGTTGAAAGGCGCGCAGCGGGTCTCGCTGCATCGGCTAGGTGGCTGGGTGGTTGCGTTAACCGAGGTTGGTTCCTATCAAGCTTCTGCGGCGCGGGGGTTGGTTGATTTGGGCGCCGATTTTGCTGCGGCAGTAGGTGAGGATAAGGAGGAGGTTCGCTGCTGTCTTCGGGCTACTCAGCAGTTTTACGAGGCGTTGGGGGTTCATCTCGGGCGTGACATCGCTGAGGGCGTTGCTGGTCATTTCGGGGGCGTCGGAGGAGGTCATCCTACAGCAGCCTCGTTTACTGTAAATGCTGACGTCGAGTCGGCATCAAATGAGATATTGAACAGGGTTGCTGCATCTACTGGCCTTGAGGTTAAGCTGCTACGATAG
- a CDS encoding energy-coupling factor ABC transporter ATP-binding protein, with protein MLKNINLKISPGELVIIAGSSGCGKSTLLRSINGLIPHMYHGALSGSVRIDGANVAETSIVELAKTVGFVFQNPENQIFMFTVERDIAFGLENLGVPRNEIKDRVRWALHLLGIEQLAARAPHELSDGQKQRVALAGVLAMKPSILILDEPTSLLDPSTALELIEIVKMLNRDLGVTVLIVEHRLDLLAQIASRIVCLDQGRVMVDGPPRSVLAARDLSLIGIGVPTSTRLYSLLKDGADLGEPPLTTEELAAELDEELRKKSD; from the coding sequence GTGCTGAAAAACATTAACCTAAAGATAAGTCCGGGGGAGCTGGTTATCATAGCTGGCTCCAGCGGCTGCGGGAAATCTACGCTCCTCAGATCAATTAACGGGCTTATCCCCCACATGTACCACGGAGCCTTAAGCGGCTCTGTCAGGATAGACGGCGCTAACGTCGCTGAAACCTCGATTGTTGAGCTGGCTAAGACGGTTGGCTTCGTCTTCCAGAATCCTGAGAACCAGATATTCATGTTCACTGTTGAACGGGACATTGCCTTTGGACTCGAGAACTTGGGGGTGCCACGAAACGAAATCAAAGATCGAGTGAGGTGGGCTCTTCATCTATTAGGCATCGAACAGCTGGCCGCTCGAGCCCCTCATGAGCTTTCAGATGGGCAGAAGCAGCGCGTCGCTTTGGCCGGTGTGCTCGCGATGAAACCGAGTATCCTGATACTTGATGAGCCTACCTCCCTCTTGGACCCGTCAACCGCTCTTGAGCTGATAGAGATTGTTAAGATGCTTAACCGGGATCTCGGAGTCACCGTCCTGATAGTGGAGCACCGGCTGGATCTTTTGGCGCAGATCGCTTCCAGAATTGTGTGTCTGGATCAGGGTAGAGTAATGGTTGACGGGCCGCCTCGCAGCGTCTTAGCTGCGAGAGATCTTTCATTAATCGGGATAGGTGTTCCCACCTCGACTCGGCTTTACAGTCTTTTGAAGGACGGTGCGGATCTAGGTGAGCCTCCGCTCACGACTGAGGAGCTGGCGGCGGAGCTGGATGAGGAGTTGAGAAAGAAGAGTGATTGA